The proteins below are encoded in one region of Diceros bicornis minor isolate mBicDic1 chromosome 14, mDicBic1.mat.cur, whole genome shotgun sequence:
- the LOC131414201 gene encoding uncharacterized protein LOC131414201 isoform X4 codes for MNTATPAPGPSAGSSCQRWGLRTPGLAALLLLLVPGEQEHGCRLQEQVEKDSELKRGSCRQPVWWQQWDPKETPDGFEDEKQSLVPAKPLSSPSFSLFLRAVASAAELQPAAEEEQWAVVEVELAPAPLTPPPLALEPVSPPPAVLEVEQGPTWAPAGVGAA; via the exons atgaacacagcaacaccagccccaggtccctcagcggggtcatcctgtcagcgctggggcctaagaactcctggactcgctgcactcctactgcttctggtcccgggggaacaggagcacgggtgccgcctgcaggagcaggtggagaaggacagcgagctgaagaggggcagctgccgacagccag tttggtggcagcagtgggatccaaaggagacgcctgatggcttcgaggatgagaaacagtcattggtaccagcaaaacctttgagttctccatctttttcactgtttctgagggctgtgg cgtcagctgctgagctccagccagcggcagaagaagagcagtgggcagtggtggaggtagagctggctccagctccgttgacaccaccccctctagcactggagccagtgtcccctccaccagcagtgttggaggtggagcaagggccaacatgggctccagcaggagtaggAGCTGCTTAG